The following proteins come from a genomic window of Rhodoligotrophos sp. CJ14:
- a CDS encoding NAD(P)H-dependent flavin oxidoreductase yields MPLPQSLQGRLKAPIIAAPMFLTSGPDLVVETCRSGLLGTFPALNQRTSEGYAAWLDEIEQRLAEFPETAPFGVNLVVHRSNPRLAADLELTVKHKVPLIITSLGAANEVVEAVHSYGGVVFHDVIGFRHAEKAVAAGVDGLIAVCAGAGGHAGTLSPFAFIPELRAMFDGTVILGGCISNGRQVAAARMLGADLAYLGTRFIATRESFAPQGHKQMIIDGRASDIVYTPAVSGVHGNFLKPSLLAHGIDEEAMASPAKLDFGTDGEARAWKTLWSAGQGVGAIDDIPAAAELCARLIAEYNQALRLPEAA; encoded by the coding sequence ATGCCGCTACCGCAATCTCTACAGGGCCGCCTGAAGGCGCCGATCATCGCTGCGCCGATGTTCCTGACCTCGGGCCCCGACCTGGTGGTCGAGACCTGCAGGTCGGGCCTCCTCGGCACCTTTCCCGCCTTGAACCAGCGCACCAGCGAAGGCTACGCTGCCTGGCTCGATGAAATTGAGCAGCGCCTCGCCGAATTCCCCGAGACAGCCCCTTTCGGCGTCAACCTGGTGGTCCATCGCAGCAACCCGCGGCTTGCCGCCGATCTCGAGCTTACGGTGAAGCACAAGGTGCCGTTGATCATCACGTCCCTTGGCGCCGCCAATGAGGTTGTCGAGGCCGTGCATTCCTACGGTGGCGTGGTCTTTCACGACGTGATCGGCTTCCGGCATGCGGAAAAGGCGGTCGCCGCTGGGGTTGACGGCCTGATTGCCGTCTGTGCGGGCGCCGGCGGGCATGCAGGAACGCTAAGTCCCTTTGCCTTCATCCCCGAGCTGCGCGCCATGTTCGATGGCACCGTCATCCTCGGCGGCTGCATCTCGAACGGTCGCCAGGTCGCCGCCGCCCGCATGCTCGGTGCCGACCTCGCCTATCTCGGCACCCGCTTCATCGCGACCAGAGAGAGCTTCGCCCCACAGGGCCACAAGCAAATGATCATCGACGGCCGCGCCTCCGACATCGTCTACACCCCGGCCGTTAGTGGCGTGCATGGCAATTTCCTCAAGCCCAGCCTTCTCGCGCACGGGATCGACGAGGAGGCAATGGCAAGCCCCGCCAAGCTCGATTTCGGCACCGATGGCGAGGCCAGAGCCTGGAAGACCCTGTGGTCGGCGGGCCAGGGTGTCGGTGCTATCGACGACATTCCGGCCGCTGCCGAACTCTGTGCGCGCCTCATCGCTGAATACAACCAAGCCCTTCGCCTGCCGGAAGCGGCCTGA
- a CDS encoding ABC transporter substrate-binding protein, whose protein sequence is MRMKSVGLGLLALLMASTAHAQDPGVTDTEIKIGDVNILTGPASFIGRAVSVGSKLAAAEINEAGGINGRKIVVATEDDGYVPARSFQALKKLIEVDGIFALNGTSGTANILAMLPLIEENNLPTVVTTTPTELAYKPVRPSVFTIGARYQDAFFGQLKYIHEKLEPENAVYGLIRQDDDFGVTVEGGYDRAIKELGLKDGIRLKFKRGTTNFSAEVVQMRAAGVNVLANGGIIAGAANILGEARKLGMDLQVASVWSEDMPPSVKLAAPAGYPYLVADYVALNDAATDAFHKLAEKHLSTGEVEAINRYSYITYVGLKVLAKAMEGCGKELTRACTIEQLRKIKDFDTGGLTAPISFDNEKQLSGTAVKIYQLDPASQKFKTLVDFTEYSPND, encoded by the coding sequence ATGCGCATGAAATCTGTGGGGTTGGGGCTCTTGGCCCTTTTGATGGCGTCGACCGCCCACGCTCAGGATCCCGGTGTGACCGACACTGAGATCAAAATCGGTGACGTGAACATCCTGACCGGCCCCGCCTCCTTCATCGGCCGGGCGGTTTCCGTTGGCTCCAAGCTTGCCGCCGCCGAAATCAACGAAGCTGGCGGCATCAACGGCCGCAAGATCGTCGTCGCCACCGAGGATGACGGATATGTGCCCGCCCGCTCTTTCCAGGCCTTGAAGAAGCTCATTGAAGTTGACGGCATCTTCGCTCTCAACGGCACCTCCGGCACCGCCAATATCCTCGCCATGCTGCCGCTGATCGAGGAGAACAACCTGCCGACTGTCGTGACCACGACGCCCACGGAGCTTGCCTACAAACCAGTGCGGCCTTCGGTCTTCACCATCGGCGCCCGCTACCAGGATGCCTTTTTCGGCCAGCTCAAATACATCCATGAGAAGTTGGAGCCGGAGAATGCCGTTTATGGCCTCATCCGTCAGGATGATGACTTCGGTGTCACCGTTGAAGGGGGCTATGACCGCGCCATCAAGGAGCTCGGCCTCAAGGATGGTATCCGCCTGAAATTTAAGCGCGGCACCACCAACTTCTCAGCCGAGGTTGTGCAGATGCGGGCCGCCGGCGTCAATGTGCTCGCCAATGGCGGCATCATCGCCGGCGCTGCCAATATCCTGGGCGAGGCACGCAAGCTCGGCATGGATCTGCAGGTGGCCTCCGTGTGGAGCGAGGACATGCCGCCCTCCGTCAAGCTCGCCGCTCCCGCGGGCTATCCCTATCTGGTCGCCGATTACGTCGCCCTCAATGATGCGGCGACCGACGCCTTCCACAAGCTCGCCGAGAAGCACTTGAGCACCGGCGAGGTCGAGGCGATCAATCGCTATTCCTACATCACCTATGTCGGCCTCAAGGTCCTCGCCAAAGCCATGGAGGGCTGCGGCAAGGAATTGACCCGCGCCTGTACCATCGAGCAGCTGCGCAAGATCAAGGACTTCGACACGGGCGGCCTCACTGCCCCGATCAGCTTCGACAATGAGAAGCAGCTCTCCGGAACCGCGGTGAAGATCTATCAGCTCGATCCGGCCAGCCAGAAGTTCAAGACGCTGGTCGATTTCACCGAATATTCGCCCAACGACTAA
- a CDS encoding acyl-CoA carboxylase subunit beta — MRIESRIDTSSEEFRANMAHNRGLVADFRARQQKARFERPTRDFDRLKRQNKLFVRERLDLLLDPDTPFLELSTLAANMSYDGEVPGAGNVTGIGIVAGREVMIHADDASVKGGAWYPLTIKKMVRALDIAIENRLPVVHLCDSAGGFLPLQADLFADKYLAGRLFRNQAILSKRGIPQVAIVLGHCTAGGAYIPALSEYNVIVRRTGAIFLGGPPLVKAATGEEVTVDELGGADVHTRISGTADYPADTEEQAIAIARDIVAQFPRPNKLRIEQIAPEPPYYDPEELYGIIPRDIKVQFDMREVIARIVDGSRFHEYQPAYGTTLVCGYAHIWGYQVGILGNNGVLFNDSSLKAAHFMQLCNQHRVPMIFLQNITGYMVGRDYEHRGITKDGAKMIMAVAGSEVPKITVMVNGSFGAGNYGMSGRAFDSRFLFAWPQHQISVMGAEQAANVLAEIKVRQLERHGQTLTPEEIAAIRDPILEEYRRQSSAYYSTSEIWDDGILDPVDTRNALGIGLSAALNAEIDRPHYGVFRM, encoded by the coding sequence ATGCGCATTGAATCGCGTATCGATACCTCGTCTGAGGAGTTCCGGGCCAATATGGCCCATAATCGCGGGCTCGTGGCCGATTTCCGTGCGCGCCAGCAGAAGGCGCGCTTCGAGCGGCCAACCCGTGACTTCGACCGGCTGAAGCGCCAGAACAAGCTGTTCGTGCGCGAGCGCCTCGACCTGCTGCTTGATCCGGATACGCCCTTTCTCGAGCTTTCAACCCTTGCCGCCAACATGTCCTATGACGGCGAGGTCCCGGGCGCCGGCAATGTCACCGGCATCGGCATCGTTGCCGGCCGCGAGGTCATGATCCACGCCGACGATGCAAGCGTGAAGGGTGGCGCATGGTATCCGCTGACCATCAAAAAGATGGTGCGGGCGCTCGATATCGCCATCGAGAACCGGCTGCCCGTCGTTCATCTCTGCGACAGCGCAGGCGGCTTTCTGCCCCTGCAGGCGGACCTTTTCGCGGACAAATACCTGGCCGGACGCCTGTTCCGCAATCAGGCGATCCTGTCGAAGCGCGGCATCCCGCAGGTCGCGATCGTGCTCGGCCATTGCACGGCGGGCGGCGCCTATATCCCGGCTCTGAGCGAATATAACGTCATTGTCCGCCGCACCGGGGCGATTTTCCTTGGCGGCCCGCCGCTGGTGAAGGCGGCGACCGGCGAAGAGGTCACGGTCGATGAGCTGGGCGGTGCCGATGTCCACACCCGCATTTCTGGCACCGCCGACTATCCCGCCGACACCGAGGAACAGGCAATCGCCATCGCCCGCGATATCGTCGCCCAGTTCCCGCGACCCAATAAGCTGCGGATCGAGCAGATTGCCCCTGAGCCCCCCTATTATGACCCGGAGGAGCTCTACGGCATCATTCCCCGCGACATCAAGGTGCAATTCGACATGCGCGAGGTGATTGCGCGCATCGTCGATGGCAGCCGCTTCCATGAATATCAGCCCGCTTACGGCACCACGCTCGTCTGCGGCTATGCTCATATCTGGGGCTACCAGGTCGGCATTCTCGGCAATAACGGCGTGCTCTTCAACGACTCGTCCCTGAAGGCCGCCCATTTCATGCAGCTGTGCAATCAGCACCGCGTGCCGATGATCTTCCTACAGAACATCACCGGCTACATGGTGGGCCGCGACTATGAGCATCGCGGCATCACTAAGGATGGCGCCAAGATGATCATGGCCGTGGCCGGATCGGAGGTGCCGAAGATCACGGTCATGGTGAACGGATCTTTCGGTGCCGGCAATTACGGCATGTCGGGTCGCGCCTTCGACTCGCGCTTCCTCTTCGCCTGGCCTCAGCATCAGATCTCGGTCATGGGTGCCGAGCAGGCCGCCAATGTGCTTGCCGAAATCAAGGTCCGCCAGCTCGAGCGCCATGGCCAGACCTTGACGCCTGAGGAGATCGCGGCCATCCGCGATCCGATCCTTGAGGAATACCGCCGCCAATCCAGCGCCTATTACTCAACCTCGGAAATCTGGGATGATGGCATTCTCGATCCCGTGGACACCCGCAACGCACTCGGCATTGGTTTGAGCGCAGCCCTCAATGCCGAGATCGACCGCCCCCATTATGGCGTGTTCAGAATGTGA
- a CDS encoding acetyl-CoA carboxylase biotin carboxyl carrier protein subunit — translation MKHVFVLDDADYALWLGRDASGYRMALGDERFSVALAPNNRGRDHLTVDGVETSALIAVDGDIVHIHVDGVTRSLQWLDSIARYAAQSGASADDIITAPMPGTVISVSVEAGQQVARGETLVVIESMKLETAIKAPRDGIVEIVHVSAGRTFDRSAPLVTLAPATGA, via the coding sequence ATGAAGCACGTCTTTGTTCTCGATGATGCCGACTATGCGCTCTGGCTTGGCCGCGACGCGAGTGGCTATCGCATGGCGCTGGGTGATGAGCGCTTTTCTGTGGCCCTGGCCCCCAACAACCGTGGTCGTGACCATCTCACGGTCGATGGTGTCGAGACCTCCGCGCTCATCGCCGTCGATGGCGACATCGTGCACATCCATGTCGATGGCGTGACCCGCAGCCTGCAGTGGTTAGACTCCATCGCCCGCTATGCCGCCCAGTCCGGCGCATCCGCCGACGACATCATCACGGCCCCCATGCCGGGCACGGTGATTTCCGTCTCGGTGGAGGCCGGCCAGCAGGTTGCGCGCGGCGAGACCCTGGTGGTGATCGAGAGCATGAAGCTCGAAACGGCGATCAAGGCCCCCCGCGATGGCATCGTGGAGATCGTTCACGTGAGCGCGGGGCGAACCTTCGACCGGTCTGCCCCCCTGGTCACCCTCGCGCCCGCGACAGGAGCCTGA
- a CDS encoding acetyl-CoA carboxylase biotin carboxylase subunit — translation MTKPFNRVLIANRGEIAVRIASTLRKLGIESVVVYHAADRASPAVSLADHAVEISGATPVSAYLDGDQIIEAARRTGAEAIHPGYGFLSENAGFARAVASADLVFVGPTPDAIELMGDKIRARAFVEKHGFPVAPSAIEDDDPRSFTKRARAVGAPLLIKPSAGGGGKGMRIVRDLDLLDEEIERARSEGQRYFGDGRLYVERYVENPRHIEVQVLGDAHGHVVHLFERECSVQRRFQKIVEETPSPALTAELRQKICETAAGIARAAGYRNAGTVEFIYGNGEFFFLEMNTRLQVEHPVTEMITGVDLVAEQLRVAAGNPLPFTQEEITARGHAIEYRIYAESPARGFTPTTGKVLRLAMPEGEGIRIDSGIREGQAVTSAFDPMLAKLIIYGADRGQALARADKALAEFALLGCETNVEFLHRLNADPAFREGNVHTGFLDANPALAEPAPLPEATLHRLLAAAALSVRPVRDAADAIPELQAAMGAWRN, via the coding sequence ATGACAAAGCCCTTCAACCGTGTCCTCATCGCCAATCGCGGCGAGATCGCGGTTCGCATTGCGAGCACTCTGCGTAAGCTCGGCATCGAAAGTGTTGTGGTCTACCACGCCGCCGATCGGGCAAGCCCGGCCGTAAGCCTCGCCGACCACGCGGTCGAGATCTCCGGCGCAACACCCGTCTCAGCTTACCTCGATGGCGACCAGATCATTGAGGCTGCCCGCAGGACCGGCGCTGAAGCCATTCATCCCGGCTATGGCTTTCTTTCGGAGAATGCCGGCTTTGCTAGGGCGGTCGCCTCCGCCGATCTGGTCTTTGTCGGCCCCACTCCTGATGCGATCGAGCTGATGGGCGATAAGATCCGCGCCCGCGCCTTTGTCGAGAAGCACGGCTTTCCCGTTGCGCCTTCCGCCATCGAGGATGATGACCCCCGCAGCTTCACCAAGCGCGCCCGGGCCGTAGGCGCCCCGCTTCTGATCAAGCCCTCAGCCGGTGGCGGTGGCAAAGGCATGCGCATCGTCCGCGATCTCGATCTGCTCGATGAGGAGATCGAGCGCGCCCGCAGCGAGGGCCAGCGCTATTTCGGCGATGGCAGGCTTTACGTCGAGCGCTACGTGGAGAACCCGCGCCACATCGAGGTGCAGGTTTTGGGGGATGCCCACGGCCATGTCGTGCACCTCTTCGAGCGCGAATGCTCGGTTCAGCGCCGCTTCCAGAAGATTGTCGAGGAAACCCCCTCACCTGCGCTAACGGCCGAGCTGCGCCAGAAGATCTGCGAAACCGCCGCCGGCATCGCCCGAGCGGCGGGCTACCGCAATGCCGGCACGGTCGAGTTCATCTATGGTAATGGCGAGTTCTTCTTCCTTGAAATGAACACCCGCCTGCAGGTCGAGCATCCCGTCACCGAAATGATCACGGGCGTCGACCTCGTGGCCGAGCAGTTGCGGGTGGCGGCCGGCAATCCCTTGCCATTTACCCAGGAAGAGATCACAGCCCGTGGCCATGCCATCGAATATCGCATCTATGCGGAAAGCCCCGCCCGTGGCTTCACCCCGACCACGGGCAAGGTCCTGCGCCTTGCCATGCCCGAGGGTGAAGGCATTCGCATCGATAGTGGCATCCGCGAGGGCCAGGCGGTCACCTCGGCCTTTGATCCGATGCTGGCCAAGCTCATCATTTATGGTGCCGACCGGGGCCAGGCGCTGGCCCGGGCTGACAAGGCCTTGGCTGAGTTCGCCCTGCTGGGCTGCGAGACCAATGTCGAGTTCCTGCACCGGCTGAACGCCGACCCGGCCTTTCGGGAAGGCAATGTCCACACCGGCTTCCTCGATGCCAATCCCGCGCTTGCCGAGCCAGCGCCCCTGCCCGAGGCAACCTTGCACCGTCTGCTCGCGGCGGCAGCGCTCTCGGTCCGCCCGGTGCGCGATGCGGCAGACGCAATTCCCGAACTGCAAGCGGCCATGGGCGCCTGGAGAAATTGA